The proteins below are encoded in one region of Bosea sp. BIWAKO-01:
- a CDS encoding aromatic ring-hydroxylating dioxygenase subunit alpha: MTVSVIPPIDVVAQVMPAASEFREPPREAWYCAKSKGRLAPGARESVTILGEQIVIGRRRSGEVFALRDRCPHRGAPLSQGQFDGVALTCPFHGWRFGTDGQCLAMPTLVHDDATDPGQVRVQGFPVREADGIIWVYLGSQPAEAPPVPELIPRRVPRCRVAVSVLVEASYDLCVLSLIDPGHVGYVHNSWWWRPTATAREKSKDFAPLPFGFRMTAHTAAANSRGYRLLGRPQTEVDFLLPGQRIERITVGNRTIVNATFATPIDAKRTLLTNVLLSDLPQLAPLALPIRWAARAFLRQDQDILELAQQGLERKPTMLLMGQADRLAQWYFRLKRDYAAARRTGVAFQNTLAPERLRWRT, encoded by the coding sequence ATGACTGTTTCAGTGATCCCGCCGATCGATGTTGTGGCGCAGGTGATGCCGGCGGCCAGCGAGTTTCGCGAGCCGCCCCGCGAAGCGTGGTACTGCGCCAAGAGCAAGGGACGGCTCGCTCCCGGCGCCCGCGAGAGCGTGACGATCCTTGGCGAACAGATCGTGATCGGTCGCAGACGCAGCGGTGAGGTCTTCGCCTTGCGTGATCGTTGCCCGCATCGGGGCGCGCCGCTATCGCAAGGACAGTTCGACGGGGTGGCTCTCACATGTCCCTTCCATGGCTGGCGCTTTGGCACGGACGGACAGTGCCTGGCCATGCCGACCCTGGTTCATGATGATGCGACCGATCCCGGGCAGGTCAGAGTCCAGGGCTTTCCGGTGCGAGAGGCGGACGGCATCATCTGGGTCTATCTGGGCTCGCAGCCGGCCGAGGCCCCGCCGGTTCCCGAGCTGATACCGCGGCGCGTACCGCGGTGCCGCGTCGCCGTTTCCGTGCTGGTCGAGGCCTCCTACGATCTATGCGTGCTCAGCCTGATCGACCCTGGCCATGTCGGCTACGTCCATAATTCCTGGTGGTGGCGGCCAACCGCGACGGCGCGGGAGAAGTCCAAGGACTTCGCCCCTCTGCCATTTGGCTTCCGGATGACGGCCCATACGGCGGCGGCGAACTCCAGGGGCTATCGGTTGCTCGGCCGGCCGCAGACCGAAGTGGATTTCCTGTTGCCGGGACAACGGATCGAGCGGATCACGGTGGGCAACCGTACCATCGTCAACGCGACCTTCGCGACGCCGATCGATGCGAAGCGGACGCTGCTGACGAATGTGCTGCTCTCCGACCTGCCGCAACTGGCGCCGCTGGCCCTGCCGATCCGCTGGGCGGCCCGGGCCTTTCTGCGTCAGGACCAGGATATTCTGGAACTTGCCCAGCAGGGTCTCGAGCGCAAGCCGACAATGCTGCTGATGGGTCAGGCTGACCGGCTGGCGCAATGGTATTTCCGGCTGAAGCGTGACTATGCCGCGGCCCGGCGCACGGGCGTGGCATTTCAGAATACGTTGGCACCCGAGCGTTTGCGCTGGCGCACCTGA
- a CDS encoding helix-turn-helix domain-containing protein — protein MADPMKRLPVQPVERALKVIAGRWKAIILYQLFDHPRRLTELKGQMPRISQKVLIQQLREMEEHGLVHREIFQQVPPRVDYSATALGLSLEPIIRSLCDWGRKHAADLDDLASLSECRIPPAERTAAA, from the coding sequence ATGGCCGATCCGATGAAGCGCCTGCCGGTACAGCCGGTCGAGCGCGCACTGAAGGTGATTGCGGGACGCTGGAAGGCGATCATCCTCTACCAGCTCTTCGATCACCCGAGGCGTCTCACGGAGTTGAAGGGGCAGATGCCGCGGATCAGCCAGAAGGTCCTGATCCAGCAACTGCGCGAGATGGAGGAGCATGGGCTCGTCCATCGCGAGATCTTTCAGCAAGTGCCGCCGCGCGTGGATTATTCCGCGACCGCGCTTGGGCTCAGCCTGGAGCCGATCATCCGGTCCCTATGCGACTGGGGGCGCAAGCACGCGGCCGATCTCGACGATCTCGCCAGTCTGTCGGAATGCCGGATTCCTCCCGCCGAGCGAACTGCTGCAGCCTGA
- a CDS encoding complex I NDUFA9 subunit family protein: MATQTPSSQLITVFGGSGFIGRHVVRALVKRGYRVRVAVRRPDLAGFLQPLGTVGQIMSVQANLRYPDSVAAAVRGADAVINLVGILQEGGRQSFSAVQANGARAIAQACAAHGITRLVQVSAIGAARESRSAYDRSKAEGEAAVLSLVPSAIVLRPSIVFGPEDSFFNRFASLARMLPVLPLIGGGETKFQPVFVGDVAEAAARAIDGTIAGGRIYELGGPEVKSFKELLTYVCEVTGRKRVLASLPFPLARLQARILEIVNTLTLGLLPDELMLTRDQVTLLEIDNVVSKQAKAEGRCFEGIGITPTSVEAVVPSYLWRFRKTGQFDTARVG, from the coding sequence ATGGCCACCCAGACCCCGTCCTCGCAGCTGATCACGGTTTTCGGCGGCTCCGGCTTCATCGGCCGCCATGTCGTGCGTGCATTGGTCAAGCGCGGTTACCGCGTGCGCGTCGCCGTGCGCCGGCCCGATCTCGCCGGTTTCCTGCAGCCGCTCGGCACCGTCGGACAGATCATGTCGGTGCAGGCGAATCTGCGCTATCCCGATTCGGTTGCTGCTGCGGTTCGTGGCGCGGATGCGGTGATCAACCTCGTCGGCATTCTCCAGGAAGGCGGCCGGCAGAGCTTTTCGGCCGTTCAGGCCAATGGTGCTCGTGCCATCGCGCAGGCCTGCGCTGCCCACGGCATCACCCGTCTGGTCCAGGTTTCCGCAATTGGCGCCGCGCGTGAATCACGTTCCGCCTACGACCGTAGCAAGGCTGAAGGAGAGGCCGCTGTTCTGTCGCTGGTTCCCTCGGCCATCGTCCTGCGCCCCTCGATCGTCTTCGGGCCGGAGGACTCCTTCTTCAACCGCTTCGCTTCGCTCGCCCGGATGCTGCCTGTCCTGCCCTTGATCGGCGGCGGTGAGACCAAGTTCCAGCCTGTCTTCGTTGGCGATGTCGCCGAGGCTGCGGCGCGCGCCATCGACGGGACGATCGCCGGAGGGCGAATCTACGAACTTGGCGGGCCTGAGGTGAAGAGCTTCAAGGAGCTGCTGACCTATGTTTGCGAGGTCACCGGCCGCAAGCGTGTGTTGGCGTCGCTGCCGTTCCCGCTGGCGCGGCTTCAGGCGCGCATTCTGGAGATCGTCAACACCCTGACGCTCGGCTTGCTGCCGGACGAACTGATGCTGACGCGTGATCAGGTCACGCTGCTCGAGATCGATAATGTCGTCTCGAAGCAGGCGAAGGCGGAGGGGCGTTGCTTCGAGGGAATCGGGATCACCCCGACCTCGGTCGAGGCCGTGGTGCCTTCCTATCTCTGGCGTTTCCGCAAGACGGGCCAGTTCGACACAGCCCGCGTCGGCTGA
- the fabB gene encoding beta-ketoacyl-ACP synthase I, translating into MRRVVVTGMGIVSSIGNNTQEVLSSLHEAKSGIAFMPEFAEHGFRSRVGGVPTLDAASVVDRRAMRFHGGGSAWNHVAMEQAIADAGLEAGEISHERTGIVMGSGGPSTRALIDAYDKARESGSSKKVGPFAVPKGMSSTASATLATWFKIKGVNYSISSACATSNHCIGNAYELIQWGKQDVIFAGGCEELDWTLSVLFDAMGAMSTDFNETPSRASRAYDVRRDGFVIAGGAGVVVLEELEHAKARGARIYGEIVGYGATSDGYDMVAPSGEGAVRCMRMALQGVKAKVDYINPHGTSTPVGDAKEIEAIREVFGAGEKSPPISATKSLTGHSLGATGVQEAIYSLLMLNNDFICESAHIEELDPAFADMPIVRKRIDNAGLGCVLSNSFGFGGTNATIVMKRLEV; encoded by the coding sequence ATGAGACGCGTTGTGGTCACAGGGATGGGCATTGTCTCGTCCATCGGCAACAATACGCAGGAAGTGCTGTCCTCGCTGCACGAGGCCAAATCCGGCATCGCCTTCATGCCAGAATTTGCGGAGCATGGTTTCCGCAGCCGCGTCGGCGGCGTTCCGACGCTCGACGCCGCCAGCGTGGTCGACCGTCGCGCCATGCGCTTCCATGGTGGCGGTTCCGCCTGGAACCATGTCGCCATGGAGCAGGCGATTGCGGATGCCGGCCTCGAGGCCGGCGAGATCAGCCATGAGCGCACCGGCATCGTCATGGGCTCGGGCGGTCCCTCGACCCGCGCCCTGATCGACGCCTATGACAAGGCGCGCGAAAGCGGATCGTCCAAGAAGGTCGGCCCGTTTGCGGTGCCCAAGGGCATGTCCTCGACCGCGTCGGCTACGCTTGCGACCTGGTTCAAGATCAAGGGCGTGAACTACTCGATCTCCTCGGCCTGCGCGACGTCGAACCACTGCATCGGCAATGCCTATGAGCTGATCCAGTGGGGCAAGCAGGATGTGATCTTCGCTGGTGGCTGCGAGGAACTGGACTGGACGCTCTCCGTCCTGTTCGACGCCATGGGCGCCATGTCGACCGACTTCAACGAGACGCCGTCACGGGCGTCGCGCGCCTATGACGTCAGGCGCGACGGCTTCGTCATCGCCGGTGGCGCCGGCGTGGTCGTGCTCGAGGAACTGGAACACGCCAAGGCGCGCGGCGCGCGCATCTATGGCGAGATCGTCGGCTATGGCGCGACGTCGGACGGTTACGACATGGTAGCCCCCTCCGGCGAGGGCGCGGTGCGCTGCATGAGGATGGCTCTGCAGGGCGTGAAGGCCAAGGTCGACTACATCAACCCTCATGGCACCTCGACCCCGGTCGGCGATGCCAAGGAGATCGAGGCGATCCGCGAGGTCTTCGGCGCCGGCGAGAAGAGCCCGCCGATCTCGGCGACAAAGTCGCTGACCGGCCATTCGCTGGGCGCGACCGGCGTTCAGGAGGCGATCTATTCGCTCCTGATGCTCAATAACGATTTCATCTGCGAGAGCGCCCATATCGAGGAGCTCGATCCCGCCTTTGCCGACATGCCGATCGTGCGCAAGCGCATCGACAATGCCGGCCTTGGTTGCGTGCTCTCGAATTCCTTCGGCTTCGGCGGAACGAATGCGACCATCGTGATGAAGCGGCTGGAGGTCTGA
- the fabI gene encoding enoyl-ACP reductase FabI encodes MLPLMHNKRGLVMGVANQNSIAWGIARTLHAHGAEMAFTYQGEALGKRVKPLAESIGSKLVLPCDVEDIASVDGAFAAIDEAWGGDPERNTLDFIVHAIGFSDKNELKGLYADTSRENFSRTMVISCFSFTEAAKRAAERMPRGGSMITLTYGGSTRVMPNYNVMGVAKAALEASMRYLAADFGPRGIRVNALSPGPVRTLAGAGISDARAMYSWQRANSPLRKSVTLEEIGGSALYYLSDLSGGVTGDVHHVDAGYHVTSMPVLEGLRAADSGNGE; translated from the coding sequence ATGCTCCCCTTGATGCATAACAAGCGCGGCCTCGTCATGGGCGTCGCCAACCAGAACTCCATCGCCTGGGGCATTGCGCGGACCCTCCACGCCCATGGCGCCGAGATGGCCTTCACCTATCAGGGCGAAGCGCTCGGCAAGCGTGTGAAGCCGCTGGCGGAGAGCATCGGATCGAAGCTGGTCCTGCCTTGCGATGTCGAGGATATCGCAAGCGTCGATGGCGCCTTCGCTGCGATCGACGAGGCCTGGGGTGGTGATCCCGAGCGCAACACGCTCGATTTCATCGTTCACGCCATCGGCTTCTCCGACAAGAACGAGCTCAAGGGCCTCTATGCCGACACCAGCCGCGAGAATTTCTCGCGGACCATGGTGATCTCCTGCTTCTCCTTCACGGAAGCCGCCAAGCGCGCCGCCGAGCGCATGCCCAGAGGCGGCAGCATGATCACGCTGACCTATGGCGGATCGACGCGGGTGATGCCGAACTACAATGTCATGGGTGTGGCCAAGGCGGCTCTCGAGGCCAGCATGCGCTATCTCGCCGCCGATTTCGGTCCGCGCGGCATCCGCGTCAACGCACTCTCGCCCGGGCCGGTGCGTACGCTCGCCGGCGCCGGCATTTCGGATGCGCGCGCCATGTATTCATGGCAGCGGGCCAATTCGCCCTTGCGCAAGTCGGTGACGCTCGAGGAGATCGGGGGCTCGGCGTTGTATTACCTGTCGGATCTGTCGGGCGGCGTGACCGGTGACGTTCATCACGTCGATGCCGGCTATCACGTCACCTCGATGCCGGTGCTCGAAGGTTTGCGCGCGGCTGATAGCGGTAACGGCGAGTAG
- the fabA gene encoding 3-hydroxyacyl-[acyl-carrier-protein] dehydratase FabA — MERQSSFSYEEILSCGRGELFGPGNAQLPLPPMLMFDRITEIAENGGPHGKGFVRAEFDVRPDLWFFDCHFKGDPVMPGCLGLDALWQLTGFFLGWLGLPGRGRALGVGEVKFADQVLPSVKQVVYGVEFKRVFKSKLVLGIADGWLEADGKRIYTVSDMRVGLFKPEGA; from the coding sequence ATGGAGCGTCAGTCGTCATTCAGCTACGAGGAGATCCTCAGCTGCGGTCGCGGGGAACTGTTCGGACCTGGCAATGCGCAGTTGCCGCTGCCGCCGATGCTGATGTTCGACCGCATCACCGAGATCGCCGAGAATGGTGGTCCTCATGGCAAGGGCTTCGTGCGCGCCGAATTCGATGTCAGGCCGGATCTCTGGTTCTTCGATTGCCATTTCAAGGGCGACCCGGTGATGCCGGGCTGCCTCGGGCTCGATGCGCTCTGGCAGCTTACCGGCTTTTTCCTCGGCTGGCTCGGGCTGCCGGGCCGGGGAAGGGCACTTGGCGTCGGCGAGGTGAAATTCGCGGACCAGGTTCTGCCCAGCGTCAAGCAGGTCGTCTATGGCGTCGAATTCAAGCGGGTCTTCAAGTCCAAGCTTGTGCTCGGCATTGCCGACGGTTGGCTGGAGGCCGATGGCAAGCGAATCTATACGGTCTCAGACATGCGCGTTGGCTTGTTCAAGCCTGAAGGCGCTTGA
- a CDS encoding YbaY family lipoprotein, translated as MSHEPSKALISRRSLTGLVALALVTPAGSAIAAPTTLRGTVFFRERIALPRTAIVEVRLLDVSLADAPAKTIAETRLRAHRNPIRYTLRFDRALIEPRRTYALQARITDGERLLFINTTRHTVFDGGRNNTTIRVEHVARDQAAAPRSATPVGRWLAEDIRGGGVMDRLQSVLELAADGKVSGTGGCNRMSGSATISGAQIAFGPLASTRMACTPAAMNQESKFFATLEAARGWRIDQRQDKLVLLDAGGSPIMRLARM; from the coding sequence GTGAGCCATGAACCGAGCAAGGCCCTGATCTCCCGCCGCAGCCTGACCGGCCTCGTGGCCCTGGCGCTGGTCACTCCCGCCGGAAGCGCGATCGCCGCGCCGACGACATTGCGCGGAACGGTCTTCTTCCGCGAGCGCATCGCGCTGCCACGGACGGCAATCGTCGAAGTCCGCCTGCTCGATGTCTCGCTGGCCGACGCGCCCGCCAAGACGATTGCCGAGACACGCCTTCGGGCGCACCGCAATCCGATCCGTTACACGCTGCGCTTCGACCGCGCGCTGATCGAGCCGCGTCGGACCTATGCCCTGCAGGCGCGCATCACAGATGGCGAGCGCCTGCTGTTCATCAACACGACCCGCCACACCGTCTTCGACGGCGGCCGCAACAACACGACGATCCGGGTCGAACACGTCGCCCGCGACCAGGCGGCAGCGCCGCGATCAGCCACTCCCGTCGGGCGTTGGCTCGCCGAGGATATTCGCGGCGGCGGCGTGATGGACCGGCTGCAATCGGTGCTTGAGCTCGCGGCGGACGGCAAGGTCAGTGGCACGGGCGGCTGCAACCGCATGAGCGGCAGCGCGACGATCAGCGGGGCCCAGATCGCCTTCGGCCCGCTCGCCTCCACGCGCATGGCCTGCACGCCGGCTGCGATGAATCAGGAAAGCAAGTTCTTCGCAACGCTGGAAGCCGCTCGCGGCTGGCGCATCGACCAGCGGCAGGACAAGCTCGTTCTGCTGGATGCGGGCGGCTCGCCGATCATGCGTCTCGCCAGGATGTAG
- the irrA gene encoding iron response transcriptional regulator IrrA gives MSDLISQNQGYGSSDRQGCPFHDVRQRLRRVGLRPTRQRVSLGWLLFAKGDRHVNAEMLYEEAMKARVPVSLATVYNTLHQFTQAGLLRELAIDGAKTFFDTDNSDHHHFVVDGENTVIDIPASAVDVAALPEPPTGYEIARVDVVVRLRKIAG, from the coding sequence ATGAGCGATCTGATCTCCCAGAACCAGGGCTACGGATCGAGCGATCGGCAGGGCTGTCCGTTCCATGACGTACGCCAGCGGCTGCGCCGCGTCGGGCTTCGTCCGACACGGCAGCGCGTTTCGCTCGGTTGGCTGCTGTTCGCCAAGGGCGACCGGCACGTCAACGCCGAGATGCTCTATGAGGAAGCGATGAAGGCGCGCGTGCCGGTGTCGCTTGCGACCGTCTACAATACGCTGCACCAGTTTACCCAGGCCGGCCTGCTGCGCGAGCTCGCGATCGACGGCGCCAAGACCTTTTTCGACACGGACAATAGCGACCACCATCATTTCGTGGTCGATGGCGAGAATACGGTGATCGATATTCCAGCCTCGGCAGTCGACGTCGCTGCGCTGCCGGAGCCTCCGACCGGTTACGAAATCGCCCGCGTCGATGTCGTCGTGCGTCTGCGCAAGATCGCCGGCTGA
- a CDS encoding LysE family translocator, whose translation MSETAHLWLFFSLVFGIVIVPGMDMAFVLANALAGGRRSGLYATAGVIAAGICHVVVGVLGVSAVLRLVPMAFDVMLLLGSAYIAWIGLALLRGGASFAPVLETRRRNGWTAFRQGALTNLLNPKAYLFMLAVFPQFLRPEAGAIWLQAAILSLIIAGTQFAVYGSLALAAAGSRTVLAGNRQATMLVGRAVGALLVLVAVMTAWQGLRSP comes from the coding sequence ATGTCCGAGACCGCACATCTCTGGCTCTTCTTCAGTCTGGTTTTCGGCATCGTCATCGTGCCGGGCATGGATATGGCTTTCGTCCTGGCGAACGCGCTCGCCGGCGGGCGCCGCTCGGGCCTCTATGCGACGGCGGGAGTGATCGCGGCCGGCATCTGCCATGTCGTGGTGGGTGTCCTGGGCGTGAGTGCGGTGCTTCGGCTCGTGCCGATGGCCTTCGACGTCATGCTGCTGCTGGGTTCGGCCTATATCGCATGGATCGGCCTTGCGTTGCTGCGCGGCGGCGCGTCCTTTGCGCCGGTCCTGGAGACGCGGCGCCGCAATGGCTGGACGGCGTTCCGGCAGGGGGCCTTGACCAATCTGCTGAATCCGAAAGCCTATCTTTTCATGTTGGCCGTCTTTCCACAGTTCCTGAGGCCGGAGGCCGGCGCGATCTGGTTGCAGGCCGCGATCCTGAGCCTGATCATCGCCGGGACGCAATTTGCGGTCTACGGCTCGCTCGCACTCGCTGCGGCAGGCAGCCGCACGGTGCTTGCGGGCAACCGCCAGGCAACCATGCTGGTGGGTCGTGCGGTCGGTGCGCTGCTCGTTCTGGTGGCCGTCATGACGGCCTGGCAAGGCTTGCGCAGCCCGTGA
- a CDS encoding DUF3303 domain-containing protein, which translates to MLFMVIEHFDQARVKDIYRRFHERGRMMPDGLRYVDSWIQADLARCFQVMECDDVAVLQEWVLEWSDLARFEIVPLASSKATAAAIAKHL; encoded by the coding sequence ATGCTGTTCATGGTCATCGAGCATTTCGACCAGGCGCGAGTGAAGGACATCTATCGTCGCTTCCACGAGCGTGGCCGCATGATGCCCGATGGCCTGCGCTATGTGGACAGCTGGATCCAGGCGGATCTGGCGCGTTGCTTCCAGGTGATGGAATGCGACGATGTCGCGGTGCTGCAGGAATGGGTGCTGGAATGGAGCGATCTCGCCCGCTTCGAGATCGTGCCGCTGGCATCTTCCAAGGCGACGGCCGCGGCCATCGCCAAACATCTGTAG
- a CDS encoding zinc-binding dehydrogenase — protein sequence MKAIQINRFGGPDMLVPTNVAKPLPRPGEVLIRVRAAGVNFFETLQRQNRYGATPVLPMIPGVEIAGTVEALGEAAQDFQRGERVAVPLFAAGIFSGGYAEYVAVDAAHVVALPRGLPFETAVALMVQGLTAHHLVRQAEPASKTVLINAAAGGVGSLLIQMAKRAGAKRVIAAASSEHKLALARDLGADAGVDYTQPNWSAQVRDATGGAGPDIIYESAGGDVTRTSLELLAPSGRIVLFGALNTRDPGLNMAQLQNLISSNQSLAGFSLPPLLAAGGVKADLATLFGLAERGELTVLSGGSFPLEQAAAAHEALESRRSVGKIVLVP from the coding sequence ATGAAGGCCATCCAGATCAACCGCTTTGGCGGCCCCGATATGCTCGTACCCACCAACGTCGCGAAACCGCTCCCTCGCCCCGGCGAGGTGCTGATCCGCGTCCGGGCAGCCGGGGTCAATTTCTTCGAGACGCTGCAAAGGCAGAACCGCTATGGCGCAACGCCCGTTCTGCCCATGATCCCCGGTGTCGAGATCGCCGGCACGGTCGAGGCGCTCGGCGAAGCTGCCCAGGACTTTCAGCGCGGCGAGCGGGTCGCCGTCCCGCTCTTCGCAGCCGGCATCTTCTCAGGCGGCTACGCCGAATATGTCGCAGTCGATGCGGCTCACGTCGTTGCGCTCCCTCGCGGCCTGCCGTTTGAAACGGCCGTGGCCCTGATGGTGCAGGGCCTGACAGCGCACCATCTCGTTCGCCAGGCAGAGCCTGCGAGCAAGACCGTCCTGATCAATGCCGCAGCAGGCGGCGTCGGCAGCCTGCTCATACAGATGGCCAAACGTGCAGGCGCGAAGCGTGTCATCGCCGCGGCAAGCTCCGAGCACAAGCTGGCCCTCGCCCGGGACCTCGGGGCCGATGCAGGCGTCGACTACACACAACCCAATTGGAGCGCTCAGGTCCGGGACGCGACCGGTGGCGCAGGGCCCGACATCATCTACGAATCAGCGGGCGGAGACGTGACACGGACCAGCCTGGAGCTGCTTGCTCCTTCTGGCCGCATTGTCCTCTTCGGAGCGCTGAACACCCGGGATCCCGGACTGAACATGGCCCAGCTGCAGAACCTCATCTCCAGCAATCAATCGCTTGCCGGCTTCAGCCTGCCGCCGCTGCTGGCCGCCGGGGGCGTCAAAGCTGACCTTGCGACGCTATTTGGCCTGGCCGAGCGTGGCGAGCTCACCGTGCTGTCCGGCGGCAGCTTTCCTCTGGAGCAGGCCGCCGCCGCGCATGAAGCATTGGAAAGCCGGCGTTCGGTCGGCAAGATCGTGCTGGTGCCCTGA
- a CDS encoding DUF2188 domain-containing protein: MVMVKYEIVEHDGGWAYKVGGALSETFRSHDAALKAANKAAARQKRPGVTDGIVYQDARGDWHEELAQGSDRPHTWIVDKP, from the coding sequence ATGGTCATGGTGAAGTACGAGATCGTCGAGCACGATGGCGGCTGGGCCTACAAGGTCGGCGGTGCGCTGTCCGAGACCTTCCGGTCGCATGACGCTGCGCTCAAGGCGGCCAACAAGGCGGCTGCCCGGCAGAAGCGACCCGGCGTCACCGACGGGATCGTCTACCAGGATGCCCGGGGCGACTGGCACGAGGAACTCGCGCAGGGCAGCGATCGGCCCCATACCTGGATCGTCGACAAGCCGTGA
- a CDS encoding D-glycerate dehydrogenase: MTKKKPLVVVTRKLPAVVETRMRELFDARLNIDDAPMSQAALVEAVKTADVLVPTVTDRIDAAIIAQAGDQLRLIANFGNGVDNIDVASAVQRGITVTNTPGVLTDDTADMTIALILAVARRISEGARIISDDEWGGWSPTWMLGRRITGKRLGIVGMGRIGQAVAKRAAAFGLSIHYHNRRRVDARIEEALDATYWDSLDQMLARMDIVSINCPHTPATYHLLSARRLKLMKPDAILVNTARGEIVDETALARMLEAGELSGAGLDVFEHEPAVNPRLLKLARSHKIVVLPHMGSATHEGRADMGEKVIVNIKTFMDGHKPPDRVLPSML, translated from the coding sequence ATGACGAAGAAGAAGCCGCTGGTCGTGGTCACACGCAAGCTGCCCGCCGTCGTCGAAACGCGCATGCGCGAGCTGTTCGACGCCCGTCTCAATATCGACGACGCCCCGATGAGTCAGGCTGCGCTGGTCGAGGCGGTCAAGACCGCTGACGTGCTGGTTCCGACCGTGACCGACCGGATCGATGCCGCGATCATCGCCCAGGCAGGCGATCAGTTGCGCCTGATCGCCAATTTCGGCAATGGCGTCGACAATATCGATGTCGCCAGCGCCGTGCAGCGCGGCATCACCGTGACCAACACGCCAGGCGTGCTGACCGACGACACGGCCGACATGACGATCGCCCTCATCCTGGCCGTGGCGCGACGGATTTCGGAGGGCGCCCGTATCATCTCGGACGATGAGTGGGGCGGCTGGTCGCCGACCTGGATGCTCGGCCGGCGCATCACCGGCAAACGTCTCGGCATTGTCGGCATGGGCCGGATCGGCCAGGCGGTGGCGAAGCGGGCCGCGGCCTTCGGCCTTTCGATCCATTATCACAACCGCCGGCGCGTCGATGCGCGCATCGAGGAGGCACTCGACGCGACCTACTGGGATTCGCTCGACCAGATGCTGGCGCGGATGGATATCGTGTCGATCAACTGCCCGCATACACCGGCGACCTATCACCTGCTCTCGGCCCGCCGCCTGAAGCTGATGAAGCCCGATGCCATCCTTGTGAACACGGCGCGCGGCGAAATCGTCGACGAGACGGCACTTGCACGCATGCTGGAAGCGGGCGAACTTTCCGGCGCCGGGCTCGACGTGTTCGAGCACGAGCCCGCCGTGAATCCGCGTCTGCTCAAACTGGCCCGCAGCCACAAGATCGTCGTGCTGCCCCATATGGGTTCGGCAACGCATGAAGGCCGGGCCGATATGGGCGAGAAGGTCATCGTCAACATCAAGACCTTCATGGACGGCCACAAGCCGCCGGACCGCGTCCTGCCGAGCATGCTGTAA
- a CDS encoding SH3 domain-containing protein: MVRMSGLMMRSLVLAAAMLANLGSGSAVLAQDMTAGSVTGLPIPRYVSLKSDRVNLREGPSKEHRTSWVFQRAGLPVEITAEFETWRRVRDADGSEGWVLHSLLSGRRTALVAPWSKVKDEVFTLHASADAGSAVTARLQPGVIVNVVNCANSWCRVGVAKMNGYIKQERLWGVYPNEKVD; the protein is encoded by the coding sequence ATGGTGCGGATGAGCGGTCTGATGATGCGGAGCCTGGTTTTGGCGGCGGCAATGCTCGCAAATCTCGGCTCAGGCTCGGCTGTTCTCGCCCAGGACATGACGGCCGGTTCGGTGACCGGGCTGCCGATCCCACGCTATGTCAGTCTGAAGTCGGACCGGGTGAATCTGCGCGAAGGCCCCTCCAAGGAGCATCGCACGAGCTGGGTGTTCCAGCGTGCCGGTCTGCCCGTCGAGATCACCGCCGAATTCGAGACCTGGCGGCGCGTGCGCGATGCCGACGGCTCGGAGGGCTGGGTGTTGCACAGCCTGCTCTCGGGCCGGCGCACGGCCCTTGTCGCCCCCTGGTCGAAGGTCAAGGACGAGGTCTTCACGCTTCATGCGAGCGCCGACGCCGGATCGGCCGTGACCGCCCGCCTGCAGCCGGGCGTGATTGTCAATGTGGTGAACTGCGCGAATTCCTGGTGCCGTGTCGGCGTCGCCAAGATGAACGGCTATATCAAGCAGGAGCGTCTCTGGGGGGTCTATCCGAACGAGAAGGTCGACTGA